A DNA window from Aphelocoma coerulescens isolate FSJ_1873_10779 chromosome 7, UR_Acoe_1.0, whole genome shotgun sequence contains the following coding sequences:
- the LYPD6B gene encoding ly6/PLAUR domain-containing protein 6B translates to MVLFRQALAGAVLPFLILSGNWVSAENINFYNVRPPLDPTPFPNSFKCFTCDNAVDNYNCNRWAEDRWCPESTQYCLTVHLFTAHGESTSVTKKCATGEECHLVGCHRHGDSGHTECVSCCEGMICNVEIPTNATNAVFAVLQARRTAGGSRRVPSLALLVAVVTMALS, encoded by the exons ATGGTGTTGTTCCGTCAGGCGCTGGCCGGAGCCGTTCTCCCGTTCCTCATCCTCTCGGGAAATTGGGTTTCAGCTGAGAACATCAACTTCTACAACGTGAGGCCTCCACTAGACC CCACTCCATTCCCAAACAGCTTCAAGTGCTTCACCTGTGACAACGCAGTGGACAACTACAACTGCAACAGATGGGCTGAGGATAGGTGGTGTCCTGAAA GCACTCAGTACTGCCTGACAGTTCACCTCTTCACGGCCCACGGGGAGAGCACCTCGGTCACCAAGAAATGTGCCACTGGCGAGGAATGCCACCTGGTCGGGTGCCACCGCCACGGGGACAGCGGGCACACG gaatgtgtttcctgcTGTGAAGGCATGATCTGCAACGTGGAGATCCCCACCAACGCCACCAACGCGGTGTTCGCTGTCCTGCAGGCCCGCAGGACGGCCGGGGGCAGCCGCAGGGTGcccagcctggcactgctggtggcagtggtgaCAATGGCACTGTCCTGA